The Streptomyces tsukubensis genome includes a region encoding these proteins:
- a CDS encoding ATP-binding protein, whose protein sequence is MSEDMDLSPEDLAAFRAWKESTQSAPPQPRGPAAKKGDGKPPSVADQIIAMADSRYEFGTSDAGDLYAVPKDGPRIARLLRGGRISLRAELARTYYGLHGKAASSSALADAMLAIEGRAQAEDPVPLHLRVAPLGKRPEDGFLLDLGRADGLVVTVTPQMWSVGPAAPGQPLFRRSQLTQPLPIPKGGGSLKELRGLLNVTDESWPLLVSWLVAGLVPGIPHPLLFLSGEQGTAKSTATKMLVQLLDPSAAPARSTPKDPDDWSTAAVGSWVVGLDNLSRIPEWLSDAMCRAATGDANVKRTLYSDSDVTVQEFRRVLIVNGIDVGTLRGDLADRMIPVHLHRITQRRTETALWEAYDEAQPRIVGALLDLLVRTLQELPEVREKADKGEIPLPRMADYGLIMAALDKVSGSTTTSILSDYLKQRTELAEEVVESNQVGTQVLTFMKRMPPRQEDGLQVWHGTAAELLDELTSQIGMTNEHWPKTPGVLSNRLNRVASDLDKLGVDIARTKSGSKRSLTVTYVPKPDPSVPQPAPEPVQEPLMQ, encoded by the coding sequence ATGAGCGAGGACATGGACCTCAGCCCCGAGGACCTCGCCGCCTTCCGGGCCTGGAAGGAGTCGACGCAGTCGGCGCCGCCGCAGCCGCGGGGGCCGGCCGCGAAGAAGGGTGACGGCAAGCCGCCGTCCGTGGCGGACCAGATCATCGCGATGGCGGACAGCCGGTACGAGTTCGGCACGTCCGACGCGGGCGACCTGTACGCCGTGCCGAAGGACGGTCCGCGGATCGCGCGCCTGCTGCGCGGCGGTCGGATCTCGCTGCGCGCCGAGCTGGCCCGGACGTACTACGGCCTGCACGGCAAGGCGGCGTCGTCCTCGGCGCTGGCCGACGCGATGCTCGCCATCGAGGGCCGGGCGCAGGCGGAGGACCCGGTGCCGCTGCACCTTCGGGTCGCGCCGCTCGGGAAGCGTCCCGAGGACGGGTTCCTCCTCGACCTCGGACGCGCGGACGGCCTGGTCGTCACCGTCACTCCGCAGATGTGGAGCGTGGGGCCGGCCGCGCCGGGTCAGCCTCTCTTCCGGCGCTCCCAGCTCACCCAGCCGCTGCCGATCCCCAAGGGCGGCGGCTCGCTCAAGGAGCTGCGCGGGCTGCTGAACGTCACAGACGAGTCGTGGCCGCTGCTCGTGTCGTGGCTGGTCGCCGGTCTCGTCCCGGGCATCCCGCACCCGCTGCTGTTCCTCTCCGGCGAGCAGGGCACCGCGAAGTCGACCGCGACGAAGATGCTCGTGCAGCTGCTCGACCCGTCCGCCGCGCCCGCGCGGTCGACGCCGAAGGACCCGGACGACTGGTCCACGGCGGCGGTCGGCTCGTGGGTGGTCGGGCTCGACAACCTCTCGCGGATTCCCGAGTGGCTGTCGGACGCGATGTGCCGCGCGGCCACCGGTGACGCCAACGTGAAGCGGACCCTGTACTCGGACTCCGACGTCACGGTGCAGGAGTTCCGCCGGGTGCTGATCGTCAACGGCATCGACGTCGGCACGCTGCGCGGTGACCTCGCGGACCGCATGATCCCGGTGCACCTGCACCGGATCACCCAGCGGCGCACCGAGACCGCGCTGTGGGAGGCGTACGACGAAGCGCAGCCGCGTATCGTCGGCGCCCTCCTCGACCTCCTCGTCCGCACCCTCCAGGAGCTGCCGGAGGTCCGGGAGAAGGCCGACAAGGGCGAGATCCCGCTGCCGCGTATGGCGGACTACGGCCTGATCATGGCCGCGCTCGACAAGGTCAGCGGCAGCACGACCACGAGCATCCTGAGCGACTACCTCAAGCAGCGCACCGAGCTTGCCGAGGAGGTCGTGGAGTCCAACCAGGTCGGCACCCAGGTGCTGACCTTCATGAAGCGGATGCCGCCCCGCCAGGAGGACGGCCTCCAGGTGTGGCACGGCACGGCCGCCGAGCTGCTGGACGAACTGACCAGCCAGATCGGCATGACGAACGAGCACTGGCCCAAGACGCCGGGCGTCCTGTCGAACCGGCTGAACCGCGTCGCCTCCGACCTCGACAAGCTCGGGGTCGACATCGCCCGTACCAAGTCGGGGTCGAAGCGCTCCTTGACCGTCACCTACGTGCCGAAGCCCGACCCGTCCGTCCCGCAGCCGGCACCCGAGCCGGTGCAGGAACCGCTGATGCAGTAG
- a CDS encoding YozE family protein, translated as MSGFGDWLNQFTQVRGAIGDLARDAAADADWPEEPDELETYVDHLDAAGASPAALETLADAWAQYAARR; from the coding sequence GCTTCGGTGACTGGCTGAACCAGTTCACGCAGGTCAGGGGGGCAATCGGAGACCTCGCGAGGGACGCCGCGGCGGACGCCGACTGGCCGGAGGAACCCGACGAGCTGGAGACGTACGTCGACCACCTCGACGCCGCCGGCGCTTCCCCGGCCGCGCTGGAGACCCTCGCCGACGCCTGGGCCCAGTACGCCGCCCGGCGATGA